In the genome of Sphingomonas alpina, the window GAAGCTGACATCGGCGATCGCGACGATCGCCTTCCAGCCGCCCTCGTTCTTCGGGTCGTCGTCCCGGGTCGCCCAGACCGCATCGTCATGGTCGCGCGCATCCGCCGGATCGATCGCGACAATCGGAACATGGCGCAGATCCTCACGGTCATCGCCCAGCGGTGTCCTGGCGACCTTCTCGGCCCCCTCGATCGTCTCGGGCGAAAAGACCGTGGGGATGCCGAGCTTGTGGATCGCAATCAGCGAGAAGCTGCGCGGCGCGAAGGGATCGCCCAGTACTTCGGTCACGCGCGCAGTGATGCGCGGCGGCCGGCCGGCCTTCTCCGCCAGGACCAGGTCGCCGGGCTTGCCTTCGCCCGCATCCGAAACCTGGAATTCACGCCGTTCCTTCTTCTCGACGCCCTGCAGCCAGAGCTTGCTGCCTTCCTGCCGCAGCACGCCGAGGATCAGCTCCTCGCCCCTGGCCAGCGCCTTCATCGGGTGCGCGATCCAGCCATTCCCGGCCTCTTCGGTGCGCGCGAGAATGCGGTCGCCCACTCCCAGCGCACCGCGCTTGCGTTCGCGGACGCGCAGCCGCGGCGCCGGCGCCTCGGCCTGCCAATTCTCCGGCACGGCCCAGACATTGCCGCCGTCATCGGCATCGACGATGCGCAGCACGGTCACCTTGGGCACCCCGCCCATCTTGTGGAAGGCGCGGCCAGGCGCGCTGTCGATCAGCCCTTCATCGGCCATGTCCTTCAACATCGCCTTGAGCGTGATCTTCTGCTGTGCGGTCAGGCCGAACGCCTTGGCGATCTCGCGCTTGCCCGCCGGCGTGTTTGAGGTGGCGATGAAATCGAGAATCTGCTCGCGCGTCGGTAGGCCGGGAGTTGGTTTGGGCGCATTATTCTTAGGCATGGGCCCAGAGATAGAGGCTGGCGCGCGCTACGCCACCATTTCCTGCTGCCGCTTGAGCATCACACCCGCGCGCCAGTAATGGAAGATCGCCCAGGGCGTGGCGGCGACGGCAGTGATCAGCGCCCAGCGCAGCGATTCCGCCTTGCCCGCATAGGGCAGGTACAGGTCGCTCAGCACCCCGATCATGGTCGGCCCAAGCCCCAGGCCGATCATGTTGATGACCAGCAGCGTGATCGCCGCCCACATCGCCCGCATGCGCAGCGGCGCCAGGCCCTGCAACATGGCGAAGGTCGGGCCGAGATAGCTGTTGGCGAACAGCATGTTGAACACATAGGCACCGATCGCCACCGCCGGCACATCGGTCATGAAGAACAACAGGGTGAAGGGCAAAGCGGCGCATTTGAGCAACCCGACCATCCAGCTTTGCGCATGGATGCCCCAGCGTTTCGCCGCCCAGTCGGCGACGCGTCCGCCGCCAACGCCTGAGATCGTGCCGATGATCGCCGCGATCGGCGCGACGATCAGCGCGACCTGCCCGACGGTGAAGCCAAGCGAGCGTTGCAGATAGCTCGGCCCCCAGCTGGTCGTCGCATAGCCGATCAGCGAGGTCAGCGTCACCGCCAGCACAAGGTGGCGCGCCGCGCCGTTGCGCCACATATCGGCAAAGGCCGACCAGATGCTCGGCATCGCGCTGTCGTCGGCGACCCGCGCGGCATCGGACAGGCCGCGCTTGGGTTCGACCACGAACAGCCGCACCACCACCGCAAGGATGATGCCGGGAATGCCCACCGCGATAATCGCGACCCGCCAGCCATAATGGCTCGCCAGCCAGCCGCCGATCATCGTCCCGAAACCGCCGCCAAGCACCACGCCGAGCGAATAGATCGCCATCGCGCTGGCGCGTTTCTCGACCGGATAGAGATCGGCGATGATCGAATGGCTCGGCGGGCTGGACCCCGCCTCCCCTACGCCGACACCGATCCGGGCGAGCAGCAGTTGCACGTAATTCTGCGCCAGCCCGCACAAGGCCGTCATCAGGCTCCACAGCGCAAGCGATACGGCGATGATGTTGCGCCGGTTGGCCTTGTCGGCGAAGCGCGCGACCGGGATGCCGAGCCCGGCATAGAAGAGCGCAAAGGCAAAGCCCGCAAGCAGGCCGAGTTGCGTATCGCTGAGCTTCAGGTCGGCCTTGATCAGCTCGAGCAGGATCGCGAGGATCTGCCGGTCCATGTAACTGAAGAAATAGGTCAGGGTGAGCAGGGCAAGCGTGAGTGTGCGGCGACGCAGCGCCAATGTGTCGTCGAGCTCGGGGTGGCTCGCGGCGGATATAGGCATGAAAGCTCCGGTTACGCTGGAGATCGAAAACAAACCCGCCGCCCGAAGGATCGGACGGCGGGCGGGAGGTTATTCAGCCCATATCGGCACGGGCAAGCCGGTCACGATCAGAACTTGCCGCGCAGCGTCACGCCATAGGTGCGCGGTTCGGCCAGGAACTGCGACAGGAGCTGGCGACCGCCAGGATATTGCGGATCCTGGAAGTTCGCCGTGTTCGCGCCGGCCTGGAACGGCGAGTTGAACGCAACCTGGGCATAATTCTGATTGAAGATGTTCTGCCCCCAGAATTCGACCGACCAATGCTCGTTCGGGCCGCGGATGCCGACCCGCGCATTGACCAGCGCGAAACCGTCCTGCTCCTTTTGCGGGAACAGGTCGGAACCGGTGTTATAGTCGCTCGACATGCGGGTATCGACATAGAACAAAGCGGAAAGCCCGGTGCTGCCGATGTCCGGCGTCCATGCGGCCGACCCGGTCACCACTACCTCGGGTGCGTTCGACAGATTGTCGCCGGGCAGCTTGTGCAGCGCCGGGTTGAGCGGCGCGCCGGAATTATTGCCGACCAGATTGTCTCGATACTTGGTCTTGGCATAGGTCAGGCCGGCCGAGACGCGGAAGTTGCGCGCCGGCACCAGGGAGGCCTCCAGCTCCACACCCTGCGAGAGAACGCCATAGCCGACATCGCCGGATGCGCACCGGCCAGTGGTCGACGCGGAGGCATTGTAGTTCGGCGCCGTCGTGAAGGTGCTCTGATCGCGATCTCCGCCATTCAGGCTAGCGTCACAGCCATTGACGTTCTGCACGATGAACACGGTGCCGTCGAACGTGTTCAGCTGGAAGCTTTTGAACTCCTGCCGGAAACCGGCAATCGACAGGCTGAATGGCCCGGTCGAGTATTTCGCGCCGATTTCATAGGCGGTCACCTTTTCCGGTTCGAACTGAAGGTTGCCGACCAGCGCCTGCGCGCCACCGACTGCGGCGAAAGTCGTGGTCGGCAGCGGCGAGGTGGCGGTCGGTGCCACGATCGGCGCCTTCAGTGCGGAGCGATCGAAGTTGAAGCCACCGGCCTTGTAGCCGCGCGAATAGCTCGCATAGAGGAGCAGGTCGTCGATCGGCTTCCATGACAGGATCGCGGTGCCGGTGAACTCGTCCTCGTGCCGCTTGTCGCTGATGCTGACGCCGTTCAGTTCCGCGGTCGCATTGCCCTGGCAGCCCAGACCGATCAGCCCCGCTGCAAGCGCCCGCCTCGTAGCGTCAGGCTGGCCGGCATTGGGCCGGCCGGGCGGAATGACAGCGACGAGATCGTCGGTCAGCGTCGACTGCAGCGCCACACAGCCGGTATTATCGTTCCCGAAGGTCGCCGAAAAGCGCTTGCGCTCATCGGTATAGCGGAGGCCCAGAGTCAGATCGACCTTGTCGGTGACGTGGATGATGTTGTGCGTGAACACCGCGAAGCTGCGGCTGTTCTGGTTGTAGCGGTCGACGGTTGATCCGCGGTCGTTGATGCCATCGAGAGTCATGAAGCCCGCAGCCACATCGGCGCCTCCGACCGCGGCGAGCGTCGCCGGACCGACGCCGGGCGCTACGCAGCCCGGGCTGGTCGGCGAATACAGTCCGGCAAGGCCTCCGCCCGAGATGATACGGCACGTCGCGAAGCGGCCATATTGGCTGCCAAAGCGCAGGTTGCTCTTGCCGCGGAACTTCTCATCCGCAAAAAAGCCACCGACCAGCCAGTCGAGCTTGTCGTTGAACGCGCTGCCCTGCAGGCGAATTTCCTGAGTGAACGTCTTGAATTCGCGTCGATTATTGCCATCGTTGGCGTTGTAGAGAATATCGACCGAGCTATAGTCGGTGTCCGTTCCCTGCTCATTGTAATAATCGCGATAGGCCGTGATCGAGGTCAGGTTGATGCCGCCGAGATCCCAGTCGAGCTGACCGGAAACGCCCCAGTCTTGCGTCGTGCCGTCATAAGTACGGCCGCGCGACACCGAGATATTCCGTGAGTAACCCTGATTGAGCCCGCCGAGATTCTGCCCGAGATCGCGCAGCACATTGACGATGTTGTTGCCATTCGGAAGACCGGTGGTCAGCGGAGTCGCCGGGTTGTTCAGATTGCCGATAAAGGGATTAACGCTGCGATCGACATAGGTGGCGCCGCAACAAGCCTCCTTGCGGCGGCTGAAGTCGCCGATCAGCCGGAAGCTGAAGTCCGAAGACGGCTCGAACAGCAACTGGCCGCGCACGAAATAGCGGTTGCGATCGTTGACGCGGGTATCGTTGGTCGCGTCCTTGTAGAAACCGTCGCGCTTGACGTACACGCCGTCGATCCGCGCCGCGATCTTTTCGGAGATCGGCCCGGTCACGCTGCCGGCGAGGCGCAGGAAATCATAATTGCCATAGGTCGCTTCGGCATTCCCGCCGAAGGTAAAGGACGGCTTCTTGCTGACGATGCTGATCAGGCCCGCGGACGAATTGCGGCCACCGAGGGTACCCTGCGGCCCGCGCAGCACTTCGATGCGCTCGATTTCGCCGAGTTCGTTGAGTCCGATGCCCGAGCGTGAACGGTACACGCCATCGATGAACACCACGACCGAGCTTTCAAGGCCGGGATTGTCACCGACCGTGCCGATGCCGCGGATACGGGGCGAGCCATTGGCTTCAGACCCGGTCGAGGAGACGAGCAGCGATGGTGCAAGCTGGTTCAACTGGCGAATGTCGTTGGCGCCGGAATTCTGCAGCGATTCCGATGTGACGGCAGAAATCGCGACCGGCACATCGGCCAGCGCCTGAGCGCGGCCTTGCGCGGTCACGACGATGTCGGTGCTGGTGTCTTCGACCTGATCCTGCGCAGCGCCGGCGGGCGCATCCTGCGCCAATGCCGGCGTCGCCAGTCCCAGAGCCAGGACCGCAAGGGCGCACGCCGACATATATTGCTTCTTGAGCATCTCTATCTCCCGTTAGGCCGAAACGCTGATCGGTTCCGTACCCCACACTCGAATAGATAGAGAGACTTCCGTTACGTCAAGCACAACCCGCACCAACTTGCCCTCTTGTTGAGGCCTGTTGCCAAAAAGTCATACCGGCAAAAACATCCGGGTCGGCCAGAACGTGTATTCGAATCTTTCAAAGTCCGTACCGGATCGGGACGGCATCGCCGCCGTCCCGCCGGGTTTTCAATAGCCGTTGAGCTGTGCGAAACGCTCGCGGTGATAGGCGGCGTTGCCCCACATCGTCTCCAGCACATAAGCGCGCTTGAGATAGAAGCCGGCATCATGTTCGTCGGTCATGCCAATACCGCCATGGAGCTGAACCATCTCGCGGCTGACGAGGTGGAGCGTGTCGCCCATGATCGCCTTGGCCAGGCTGACCGCCTGATCGACGTCGGAACGGCCGGCATCGATTGCCTCAAGCGCGCCCTCGACCGCCGAGCGCGCCAGTTCGAGCTCGGTAAACATCTTGGCCATGCGATGCTGCAGCGCCTGGAAGGTCGAAAGCGGCTGACCGAACTGGACACGGACCTTGAGATAGTCGTTGGTCACCGCGAACGCCTGTTCCGCCATGCCGAGCATCTCGGCACAGAGTGCCGCGGTCGCGCGATCGACGACCTTGGCGGTCAGCTCGGTACCGCCAAGCTTCTCGGCCTTGGCGCCGTCGAAGCTGACCTGCGCATGGCTGCGCGAATCCGCCATGTGACGCGGGGAGCGCTCCACGCCGGCGTCGCCCGAGACGAGGTACAGGCCATCGGCTGCGGAAACGACGAAGAGCTGCGCGCTATCACCTTCCGCGACAAACTGCTTGGTTCCGGTCAGCGTGCCGCCTGAAACACTGGTGGCGAGCTTCGCCGGATCATGTACCGGGCCCTCATCGATCGCGAGCGTCGCAACCACTTCACCGGCAGCAATCTTCGGCAGCCATTCGCTCTTGGCCGCGTCATTGTCGCCGAGTGCGATCGCAGTCGATGCAGCGGCGGTTGCAGCAAGCGGCGACGCGGTCAGGTTGCGACCAAGTTGTTCGAGCACCAGGCCGAGCGAGAGATAGCCGAATGCCGACCCGCCATGCTCTTCGGGGATGACCACCCCGGCCCAGCCCATCTGGCCGATCGCTGCCCAGCTATCGGCATCGAACCCTTCCGCCGGCGCTGCGTCGCGCATCCTGCGGAAAGCGGTGACGGGCGCTTCGTTGTCCGCCCATTCGCGCGCCATATCGCGCAGCATCGTCTGTTCGTCGTTGAGTACGGCCATTGTCTTAACTCCATCTCCCTGCGGGAAGAGAGGCAGTGTGTCCCACCGCCCTCTCCGCACTTGCCCTCTCCCGGCATCGCTTCGCTTGCTTGCCTGCCTCTCCCCGGCGGGGAGAGGGCCGGCAATTATTGATGGTCCAGCATGCCGAGGATGCGCTTGGCGATGACATTGTTCTGGATTTCGCTCGATCCCCCATAGATCGACACCGCCTTGCCCCACAGCCAGGTGCGGGTCTGGGTCAGTTCGTCCTCGGTGAAGCCCTCGCCTTCCCAGCCCAGGCCGTTCATGCCCATGATCTCGATTCCCAACTCGGCACGATCCTGAGTGATGCGTGCGCCGACATTCTTCATGATCGACGTCGCCGCCGACGGCCCCTGGTTCGATTTCGACTCCAGTGCGGCGCGGCGCAGCGTCAGCGAGAAGGCGCGCAGGTCCATCTCGTGCCGCACGATACGCATGCGCAGGTCGCTGTCGGTAATCCGCCCCTGTTCGTCGGTGCCGCGATATTCCTTGGCCAGCGCGCTGACCGGCTTGCCGGCG includes:
- a CDS encoding spinster family MFS transporter; translation: MPISAASHPELDDTLALRRRTLTLALLTLTYFFSYMDRQILAILLELIKADLKLSDTQLGLLAGFAFALFYAGLGIPVARFADKANRRNIIAVSLALWSLMTALCGLAQNYVQLLLARIGVGVGEAGSSPPSHSIIADLYPVEKRASAMAIYSLGVVLGGGFGTMIGGWLASHYGWRVAIIAVGIPGIILAVVVRLFVVEPKRGLSDAARVADDSAMPSIWSAFADMWRNGAARHLVLAVTLTSLIGYATTSWGPSYLQRSLGFTVGQVALIVAPIAAIIGTISGVGGGRVADWAAKRWGIHAQSWMVGLLKCAALPFTLLFFMTDVPAVAIGAYVFNMLFANSYLGPTFAMLQGLAPLRMRAMWAAITLLVINMIGLGLGPTMIGVLSDLYLPYAGKAESLRWALITAVAATPWAIFHYWRAGVMLKRQQEMVA
- a CDS encoding TonB-dependent receptor, yielding MLKKQYMSACALAVLALGLATPALAQDAPAGAAQDQVEDTSTDIVVTAQGRAQALADVPVAISAVTSESLQNSGANDIRQLNQLAPSLLVSSTGSEANGSPRIRGIGTVGDNPGLESSVVVFIDGVYRSRSGIGLNELGEIERIEVLRGPQGTLGGRNSSAGLISIVSKKPSFTFGGNAEATYGNYDFLRLAGSVTGPISEKIAARIDGVYVKRDGFYKDATNDTRVNDRNRYFVRGQLLFEPSSDFSFRLIGDFSRRKEACCGATYVDRSVNPFIGNLNNPATPLTTGLPNGNNIVNVLRDLGQNLGGLNQGYSRNISVSRGRTYDGTTQDWGVSGQLDWDLGGINLTSITAYRDYYNEQGTDTDYSSVDILYNANDGNNRREFKTFTQEIRLQGSAFNDKLDWLVGGFFADEKFRGKSNLRFGSQYGRFATCRIISGGGLAGLYSPTSPGCVAPGVGPATLAAVGGADVAAGFMTLDGINDRGSTVDRYNQNSRSFAVFTHNIIHVTDKVDLTLGLRYTDERKRFSATFGNDNTGCVALQSTLTDDLVAVIPPGRPNAGQPDATRRALAAGLIGLGCQGNATAELNGVSISDKRHEDEFTGTAILSWKPIDDLLLYASYSRGYKAGGFNFDRSALKAPIVAPTATSPLPTTTFAAVGGAQALVGNLQFEPEKVTAYEIGAKYSTGPFSLSIAGFRQEFKSFQLNTFDGTVFIVQNVNGCDASLNGGDRDQSTFTTAPNYNASASTTGRCASGDVGYGVLSQGVELEASLVPARNFRVSAGLTYAKTKYRDNLVGNNSGAPLNPALHKLPGDNLSNAPEVVVTGSAAWTPDIGSTGLSALFYVDTRMSSDYNTGSDLFPQKEQDGFALVNARVGIRGPNEHWSVEFWGQNIFNQNYAQVAFNSPFQAGANTANFQDPQYPGGRQLLSQFLAEPRTYGVTLRGKF
- a CDS encoding acyl-CoA dehydrogenase family protein, whose protein sequence is MAVLNDEQTMLRDMAREWADNEAPVTAFRRMRDAAPAEGFDADSWAAIGQMGWAGVVIPEEHGGSAFGYLSLGLVLEQLGRNLTASPLAATAAASTAIALGDNDAAKSEWLPKIAAGEVVATLAIDEGPVHDPAKLATSVSGGTLTGTKQFVAEGDSAQLFVVSAADGLYLVSGDAGVERSPRHMADSRSHAQVSFDGAKAEKLGGTELTAKVVDRATAALCAEMLGMAEQAFAVTNDYLKVRVQFGQPLSTFQALQHRMAKMFTELELARSAVEGALEAIDAGRSDVDQAVSLAKAIMGDTLHLVSREMVQLHGGIGMTDEHDAGFYLKRAYVLETMWGNAAYHRERFAQLNGY